A single genomic interval of Mucilaginibacter boryungensis harbors:
- the topA gene encoding type I DNA topoisomerase has translation MAKNLLIVESPAKAKTIEGYLGKDFTVKSSYGHIRDLIKSDDAINIGKNFEQKYEVPADKKQVVSELKKLAKEADTVWLASDEDREGEAISWHLFETLDLKDANTKRIVFHEITKPAIMRAIENPRKIDYNLVNAQQARRVLDRLVGFELSPVLWKKVKPSLSAGRVQSVAVRLIVDREREINKFTAEAAFRIAATFGKGREAFKAELAERYSKQEDAEKFLNDCADATFKVNSLETKPARRSPAAPFTTSTLQQEASRKLGFSVSRTMQVAQKLYESGKITYMRTDSVNLSDTAINAAQAEIVSAWGDKYHTMRKYKTKSASAQEAHEAIRPTYFNAHTIDGDNSEKRLYELIWKRAIASQMSEAQFEKTTAKIGISTRKEELVANGEVMKFDGFLKVYLESNDEEEDTTQDGDNAILPPLSVNQILALQEMTATERYSRPPSRYTEASLVKKLEELGIGRPSTYAPTISTIQNRGYVVKEEREGRSRNFRVLTLKGGNITKEQRTENTGAERNKLFPTDIGAVVNDFLVQYFKGIVDFHFTATVEKQFDEIAQGLQEWTDMIRTFYQPFHNEVENTLKVADKATGERELGVHPETGKKVSVRIGRYGPFVQVGDNATDESEEKPLYASLRAGQMIETITLLEALELFKLPKKVGVFEDKDMTVAIGKFGPYIRHNSAFVSLPKEIDPLDVTEEQAVELILAKRKKDAERLIKSFDEDPAVKVLNGRWGPYIEFGKLNVKIPKDKDPQTLTYAECKALADATPQDAKKGRFGKAAAKAPAAKAATKKAPAKKKAASKKK, from the coding sequence ATGGCGAAAAATTTACTTATTGTTGAATCACCGGCTAAGGCTAAAACTATCGAGGGGTATCTTGGTAAAGACTTTACCGTGAAATCCAGTTACGGCCACATCCGCGATCTCATTAAAAGTGATGACGCCATTAACATCGGTAAAAATTTTGAACAGAAGTACGAGGTGCCTGCCGATAAAAAGCAGGTGGTAAGCGAACTGAAGAAGTTAGCTAAGGAAGCCGATACGGTTTGGCTGGCATCGGACGAGGACCGGGAGGGTGAAGCGATCTCCTGGCACTTATTTGAAACCCTTGACCTTAAAGATGCTAACACCAAACGCATTGTATTTCATGAGATAACTAAGCCGGCAATTATGCGGGCTATAGAAAACCCGCGTAAGATAGATTATAACCTGGTGAATGCCCAGCAAGCCCGCCGGGTGCTGGATAGGCTAGTAGGTTTTGAACTTTCGCCCGTACTTTGGAAAAAGGTTAAACCATCCCTTTCGGCAGGCCGGGTACAATCAGTTGCGGTACGCCTCATCGTCGACCGTGAACGCGAGATAAATAAATTTACCGCGGAAGCGGCCTTTCGCATTGCCGCTACATTTGGCAAAGGCCGCGAGGCATTTAAGGCCGAACTGGCCGAACGCTACAGTAAACAGGAAGACGCAGAGAAGTTTTTAAACGATTGTGCTGATGCTACGTTTAAAGTTAACTCTTTAGAAACTAAGCCTGCACGCCGTTCGCCTGCAGCGCCGTTCACCACTTCAACCTTACAACAGGAAGCCAGCCGTAAGCTGGGCTTTTCAGTATCGCGCACCATGCAGGTAGCGCAAAAATTGTATGAAAGCGGTAAGATTACTTACATGCGTACCGATTCGGTAAACTTATCCGACACGGCAATTAATGCCGCGCAGGCAGAAATTGTATCGGCCTGGGGCGATAAGTACCATACCATGCGCAAGTATAAAACCAAATCGGCCAGCGCGCAGGAAGCTCACGAAGCTATACGACCCACCTATTTCAATGCACATACAATTGATGGCGATAATTCGGAAAAACGCCTGTACGAACTGATCTGGAAACGTGCCATCGCATCGCAAATGAGTGAGGCGCAGTTTGAGAAGACCACCGCGAAAATTGGTATCTCAACCCGTAAAGAAGAATTGGTAGCCAATGGTGAAGTAATGAAGTTTGATGGTTTTCTTAAAGTTTACCTGGAATCGAACGACGAAGAAGAAGATACCACACAGGATGGCGATAATGCTATTTTACCACCATTAAGTGTTAACCAGATACTGGCTTTGCAGGAAATGACAGCTACCGAGCGTTACTCGCGCCCGCCATCACGCTATACAGAAGCAAGTTTAGTAAAGAAACTGGAAGAACTGGGCATTGGCCGTCCATCAACCTATGCCCCTACTATATCTACCATACAAAACCGTGGTTATGTAGTAAAAGAAGAACGCGAAGGTCGTAGCCGTAATTTCCGCGTGCTTACTTTAAAGGGTGGTAATATCACTAAAGAACAGCGTACCGAAAACACCGGTGCCGAACGTAATAAGCTTTTCCCTACAGATATTGGCGCCGTAGTGAACGATTTCCTGGTGCAATATTTTAAAGGGATTGTTGATTTCCATTTTACTGCCACTGTTGAAAAGCAATTTGACGAGATAGCCCAGGGACTGCAGGAATGGACGGACATGATCCGCACCTTTTACCAGCCCTTTCATAACGAGGTAGAAAATACCCTGAAAGTTGCCGACAAAGCAACCGGCGAACGGGAATTAGGTGTGCACCCCGAAACCGGTAAAAAGGTATCGGTGCGCATTGGGCGCTACGGGCCGTTTGTTCAGGTAGGTGATAACGCTACCGACGAAAGCGAAGAGAAGCCGTTATACGCCAGTTTAAGGGCAGGCCAAATGATTGAGACCATAACCCTGCTCGAAGCCTTAGAGTTGTTTAAACTGCCTAAAAAGGTAGGTGTATTTGAAGATAAGGACATGACGGTAGCTATTGGCAAATTTGGCCCGTACATTCGTCATAATAGCGCCTTTGTTTCGTTGCCAAAAGAAATTGATCCGCTGGACGTCACTGAAGAGCAGGCCGTTGAATTGATTTTAGCTAAACGTAAAAAGGATGCCGAGCGTTTGATCAAGTCGTTTGATGAAGACCCGGCTGTAAAAGTGCTTAATGGGCGCTGGGGGCCATATATTGAATTTGGTAAGCTGAATGTTAAAATACCAAAGGATAAAGACCCGCAAACCCTAACCTACGCCGAATGCAAGGCCCTGGCCGACGCCACACCGCAGGATGCAAAAAAAGGCCGGTTTGGCAAAGCTGCAGCAAAAGCACCGGCAGCGAAAGCTGCAACTAAAAAAGCGCCAGCCAAGAAGAAGGCCGCGTCGAAAAAGAAGTAA